One genomic segment of Arachis duranensis cultivar V14167 chromosome 4, aradu.V14167.gnm2.J7QH, whole genome shotgun sequence includes these proteins:
- the LOC107483354 gene encoding 30S ribosomal protein S1, chloroplastic, with protein MASLAQQLSALRWSPLPSTSSSRPTTTHNRRTRTLLPVVCSVALSNAQNRERVKLKELFEQAYERCRTAPMEGVSFTVDQFTEALEKYDFDSEVGTKIKGTVFAVDASGAYVDVTAKSTAYLPLQEACIHRIKHVQAAGIVPGLREEFVVIGENEVDDGLILSLKAIQFDLAWERCRQLQAEDAVVKGKIVNGNKGGLVAEVEGLKGFVPFSQISSKLSGEELLEKELPLKFVEVDEEQSRLILSHRKAAADSQGQLGIGSVVTGTVQSLKPYGAFVDIGGISGLLHVSQISHDRITDIAAVLQPGDILKVMILSHDRERGRVSLSTKKLEPTPGDMIRNPKLVFEKAEEMAQTFRQRIAQAEAMARADMLRFQPESGLTLSNEGILGPLSSELPAEGVDFNKVPPAEKDS; from the exons ATGGCGTCTCTGGCTCAGCAGCTGAGCGCCCTCAGATGGTCTCCACTGCCGTCCACGTCTTCGTCAAGACCAACCACCACCCACAACCGCCGCACCCGCACGCTCCTTCCGGTGGTGTGTTCGGTGGCCTTATCGAATGCGCAAAACCGAGAGAGAGTGAAGCTCAAAGAGCTCTTCGAGCAAGCCTATGAGAGGTGCCGCACTGCTCCCATGGAAGGTGTTTCCTTCACCGTTGATCAGTTCACTGAAGCTCTTGAAAAGTATGATTTTGATTCCGAGGTTGGCACCAAG ATTAAGGGCACAGTATTTGCTGTAGATGCAAGTGGAGCTTATGTTGACGTTACTGCAAAATCGACTGCATATTTGCCGCTGCAAGAGGCATGCATCCACCGAATTAAGCATGTGCAAGCAGCAGGCATAGTTCCTGGCTTGAGAGAGGAGTTTGTAGTCATTGGGGAAAATGAAGTTGATGATGGCCTGATCTTGAGTTTAAAGGCTATTCAGTTCGACCTTGCATGGGAACGCTGTAGGCAACTTCAAGCAGAAGATGCAGTTGTCAAGGGTAAG ATTGTCAATGGAAACAAGGGTGGATTGGTGGCTGAGGTGGAAGGCCTTAAGGGATTTGTTCCATTCTCACAGATTTCATCG AAATTATCTGGAGAAGAGCTACTTGAGAAGGAACTCCCTCTAAAGTTCGTGGAGGTGGATGAGGAACAGTCCAGACTTATCCTCAGTCACCGTAAAGCCGCCGCTGACAGCCAGGGACAGCTGGGAATTGGATCAGTAGTAACTGGCACTGTTCAAAGCCTAAAGCCATATGGTGCCTTCGTTGACATTGGTGGAATCAGTGGTCTCCTTCATGTCAGTCAGATCAGTCACGATCGTATAACTGATATTGCAGCTGTTCTTCAACCTGGTGATATTCTGAAG GTGATGATACTAAGTCATGATCGGGAGAGAGGCCGAGTAAGCCTTTCCACAAAGAAGTTGGAACCCACACCTGGTGATATGATTCGCAATCCAAAGCTTGTCTTTGAGAAG GCGGAAGAGATGGCTCAGACATTCAGACAGAGAATAGCCCAAGCAGAAGCCATGGCTCGAGCTGATATGCTTCGGTTCCAGCCAGAG AGTGGATTAACTCTTAGCAATGAAGGGATTTTAGGACCACTTTCTTCAGAGTTGCCTGCAGAGGGAGTGGATTTCAATAAGGTACCCCCAGCTGAAAAAGATTCATGA
- the LOC107483355 gene encoding uncharacterized protein LOC107483355, whose protein sequence is MVKVRMNTADVAAEVKCLRRLIGMRCSNVYDLTPKTYVFKLMNSSGVSESGESEKVLLLMESGVRLHTTVYMRDKSNTPSGFTLKLRKHIRTRRLEDVRQLGYDRIILFQFGLGENANYVILELYAQGNILLTDANFTVLTLLRSHRDDDKGLAIMSRHRYPIESCRVFERTTAQKLQTALMTSKEDDNDEAVKANGNEADIANTGKEKHGFRKGGKSSATLKSVLGEALGYGPALSEHIILDAGLIPNTKAPKDKTWDDATVQALVQAVAKFEDWMLDVISGEIVPEGYILMQKQNLGKDSTSQTGSVSQIYDEFCPILLNQFKSRDYTKFETFDASLDEFYSKIESQRSEQQQKAKENSAAQKLNKIRQDQENRVHTLRKEADHCVKMAELIEYNLEDVDAAILAVRVALAKGMNWDDLSRMVKDEKKAGNPVASLIDKLHLERNCMTLLLANNLDEMDDDEKTLPVDKVEVDLALSAHANARRWYELKKKQESKQEKTITAHEKAFKAAEKKTRLQLNQEKSVASISHMRKVHWFEKFNWFISSENYLIISGRDAQQNEMIVKRYMSKGDLYVHADLHGASSTVIKNHKPDQPVPPLTLNQAGCFTVCHSQAWDSKIVTSAWWVYPHQVSKTAPTGEYLTVGSFMIRGKKNFLPPHPLIMGFGLLFRLDESSLGSHINERRVRGEEEAVDDNEETGPIEDQSDSESEKDVSDTKSAADLESNGSLSADSRKPLHESFTADTSQTGSATINAETTVSSYLPPKETSKMALGDGGKVSDTSGNGLASVNPQLEELLDRALGLGSVAKSSKNYGVENPNIDLGSEHHLEESKPSVRDKPYISKAERRKSKKEQKHGVADANVGHGKDDPKATDISANLPAKEVQNSKAGGQKISRGQKGKLKKIKEKYADQDEEERSIRMALLASSGKSNKKEETSSEKDAPDKGIKPGNGPSEAPKICFKCKKAGHLSRDCKEQPDSHSIGETEEKLNKSASNASQADRVAMEEDDINEIGEEEKEKLNDVDYLTGNPLPNDILLYAVPVCGPYNAVQSYKYRVKIIPGSLKKGKAAKTAMNLFSHMSEATSREKELMKACTDPELVAAFIGNVKISAAGLTQLKQKQKKGKKSSKKES, encoded by the exons ATGGTGAAGGTGCGGATGAACACTGCTGACGTGGCGGCGGAGGTTAAGTGCCTTCGTCGCTTGATCGGAATGCGTTGCTCCAATGTCTACGACCTCACTCCCAAG ACGTATGTCTTCAAGCTGATGAACAGTAGCGGAGTTTCGGAATCCGGCGAAAGCGAAAAGGTCCTCCTTCTCATGGAAAGTGGCGTCAGATTGCACACCACTGTGTACATGCG TGACAAGAGCAATACTCCTTCTGGTTTTACTCTCAAATTGAGGAAGCATATTCGGACTAGGAGGCTTGAAGATGTTAGGCAGCTTGGCTATGATAGG ATTATTCTCTTTCAATTTGGATTGGGGGAGAATGCAAACTATGTTATATTGGAACTCTATGCCCAGGGGAACATCCTCCTTACAGATGCTAACTTTACTGTCCTGACTCTCCTGCGATCTCATAG GGATGACGATAAGGGGCTTGCAATCATGTCACGTCATCGTTATCCCATAGAAAGCTGTCGAGTATTTGAGCGAACTACTGCCCAAAAGTTGCAGACAGCGCTAATGACCTCTAAGGAAGATGACAATGATGAGGCTGTTAAGGCCAATGGAAATGAAGCTGATATTGCTAATACAGGAAAAGAAAAGCATGGATTCCGTAAAGGCGGGAAGTCATCTGCCACATTGAAAAGTGTCCTTGGGGAGGCACTTGGTTATGGACCTGCCCTTTCTGAGCATATAATATTAGATGCTGGGCTAATCCCCAATACAAAAGCTCCCAAAGATAAAACATGGGATGATGCTACCGTTCAGGCTTTGGTCCAAGCTGTTGCAAAGTTTGAAGATTGGATGCTGGATGTTATTTCTGGTGAAATAGTTCCTGAAGGATACATTTTGATGCAGAAACAAAATTTGGGAAAGGATTCTACCTCTCAAACAGGAAGTGTTAGCCAG ATTTATGACGAGTTCTGCCCAATCTTACTCAACCAGTTTAAGTCAAGGGATTACACAAAATTTGAGACATTTGATGCTTCCTTGGACGAGTTCTACAGCAAAATTGAGAGCCAAAGGTCTGAACAACAGCAGAAAGCCAAAGAAAACTCAGCCGCTCAGAAGCTGAATAAAATACGCCAGGATCAG GAAAATCGAGTGCACACATTGAGGAAAGAAGCTGATCACTGTGTTAAAATGGCAGAATTGATAGAATACAACTTAGAAGATGTGGATGCTGCTATATTAGCTGTTCGTGTAGCTCTTGCAAAGGGTATGAACTGGGATGACCTTTCACGTATGGTGAAAGATGAAAAGAAAGCTGGAAACCCTGTTGCTAGTCTCATTGACAAGCTCCATCTTGAGAGGAACTGCATGACTTTACTGTTGGCAAACAATCTTGATGaaatggatgatgatgagaagaCACTCCCTGTAGATaag GTTGAAGTTGATTTAGCTCTCTCAGCTCATGCCAATGCTCGGAGGTGGTATGAACTGAAGAAAAAGCAAGAGAGCAAACAGGAAAAGACTATAACTGCGCATGAAAAGGCGTTTAAAGCTGCAGAGAAAAAGACTCGCCTACAGCTTAATCAG GAAAAAAGTGTTGCCTCAATTTCACATATGCGAAAAGTTCACTGGTTTGAGAAATTTAATTGGTTCATTAGCAGTGAGAACTATTTGATTATTAGTGGACGTGATGCCCAACAAAATGAGATGATAGTGAAGCGATATATGTCAAAAGGAGATCT CTATGTGCATGCCGATCTCCATGGTGCTTCCAGTACAGTTATCAAGAATCACAAGCCTGATCAACCAGTTCCACCTCTTACACTAAACCAAGCAGGATGTTTTACA GTATGCCATAGCCAGGCATGGGATTCAAAAATTGTTACTAGTGCGTGGTGGGTTTATCCACATCAGGTTAGTAAAACTGCTCCTACAGGGGAATATCTGACAGTTGGAAGTTTCATGATCCGGGGAAAGAAAAATTTTCTTCCACCACACCCTCTTATCATGGGTTTTGGACTGCTATTTCGTTTGGATGAGAGTTCTTTGGGATCACATATAAATGAAAGGAGAGTAAGAGGAGAAGAGGAAGCAGTAGATGATAATGAAGAAACTGGTCCAATTGAAGATCAATCTGATTCAGAGTCTGAGAAGGATGTTAGTGATACAAAATCTGCTGCAGACTTAGAAAGCAATGGTAGTTTGAGTGCAGATTCACGGAAGCCCTTACACGAAAGCTTTACTGCAGACACATCTCAGACAGGTTCGGCTACTATCAACGCTGAAACAACAGTTTCAAGTTATTTGCCTCCAAAAGAGACAAGTAAGATGGCTTTGGGTGATGGGGGAAAAGTATCTGATACTAGCGGAAATGGCTTAGCATCTGTTAATCCTCAACTCGAGGAACTTCTTGATCGTGCTCTGGGACTTGGATCTGTTGCTAAATCAAGTAAAAACTATGGAGTTGAGAACCCTAATATTGATTTGGGCAGTGAGCATCATTTGGAAGAGAGCAAACCTTCAGTAAGGGATAAGCCTTATATATCAAAAGCagagagaagaaaaagtaaaaaagaacagaaacatggtGTGGCAGATGCAAATGTTGGACATGGAAAGGATGACCCAAAAGCAACTGATATTTCTGCTAATCTACCTGCAAAAGAAGTTCAAAATTCAAAGGCAGGTGGTCAAAAAATCAGCCGTGGTCAGAAAGGAAAACTTAAGAAGATAAAGGAGAAGTATGCTGATCAAGATGAGGAAGAAAGGAGCATCCGAATGGCGTTATTAGCT TCCTCtggaaagtcaaacaagaagGAAGAGACATCAAGTGAAAAAGATGCACCAGACAAAGGGATAAAACCTGGAAATG GTCCTTCAGAAGCTCCAAAGATATGTTTCAAGTGTAAGAAGGCAGGTCACTTATCTCGGGATTGTAAGGAGCAACCGGATAGCCATTCAATTGGTGAAACCGAAGAAAAACTTAATAAGAGTGCTAGTAACGCTTCCCAAGCAGATAGGGTGGCAATGGAAGAAGATGATATTAATGAAataggagaagaagagaaagaaaaactaaatgaTGTGGATTACTTGACTGGGAATCCACTCCCTAATGACATTCTCTTATACGCTGTTCCTGTCTGTGGTCCTTATAATGCAGTTCAGTCCTACAAATATAGGGTGAAGATAATTCCTGGATCCCTGAAGAAAGGAAAAG CTGCAAAAACTGCAATGAACCTGTTCAGCCACATGTCTGAAGCTACGAGCCGGGAGAAGGAGTTGATGAAAGCCTGTACAGATCCCGAGTTGGTTGCTGCGTTTATAGGTAATGTGAAGATATCGGCAGCAGGCCTAACACAGTTGAAGCAGAAGCAAAAGAAAGGCAAGAAGAGCAGCAAGAAGGAAAGTTAG